A section of the Streptomyces sp. SLBN-118 genome encodes:
- a CDS encoding endonuclease/exonuclease/phosphatase family protein, which produces MGTFNLNNLFSRFNFHAEISDVHPVGADGQLTSSYAFDDPEKVRIRTYKGKLVKGKDPEAQKVIARRIGEMDLDILAVQEVEDIDTLRFFVTQHLGSAYPHLSLIEGNDPRLIDLAVLSKFPVGAVTSWQHAVHPDVPGERIFSRDLLEVHILDPRDPDQHLLTVFNNHLKSQFVDPATDREEGKRLADERRTRQVDTIVRIVGERTRPDGSYVVLGDMNDTPDAPTLAKLAEPTHQLTLTEALAHPEETRQPKPDNPPPPASGSWTHRFKEAGQPAKYELFDQIWLSKSLTTRHKGSHIDRRTRHSGDGSDHDPAWVVLDL; this is translated from the coding sequence GTGGGAACATTCAACCTCAACAATCTCTTTTCGCGGTTCAACTTCCATGCCGAAATCTCGGATGTCCATCCGGTGGGCGCCGACGGCCAGCTGACCTCCAGCTATGCCTTCGACGACCCCGAGAAGGTGCGGATACGTACGTACAAAGGCAAGCTGGTCAAGGGAAAAGACCCCGAGGCGCAGAAGGTGATCGCCCGGCGGATCGGCGAAATGGACTTGGACATACTGGCCGTGCAGGAGGTCGAGGACATCGACACTCTGCGCTTCTTCGTCACCCAGCACCTTGGCAGTGCGTATCCGCATCTCTCGCTGATCGAGGGCAATGATCCCCGACTGATCGATCTCGCAGTGCTGTCCAAATTCCCGGTCGGGGCGGTGACCTCCTGGCAGCACGCGGTCCACCCGGACGTGCCCGGTGAACGCATCTTCAGCCGGGACCTGCTGGAGGTTCACATACTGGATCCGCGTGACCCCGACCAGCATCTGCTGACCGTCTTCAACAACCATCTCAAGAGCCAGTTCGTCGACCCGGCCACGGACCGCGAGGAAGGCAAGCGCCTGGCCGACGAGCGGCGCACCCGTCAGGTGGACACCATCGTCCGGATCGTCGGCGAACGCACCCGCCCCGATGGGAGCTACGTCGTGCTGGGTGACATGAATGACACCCCGGATGCGCCGACGCTCGCCAAACTGGCCGAACCGACGCACCAGTTGACCCTGACGGAGGCGCTCGCGCATCCGGAGGAGACCCGGCAACCCAAGCCCGACAATCCTCCGCCGCCTGCCTCAGGGTCGTGGACCCATCGGTTCAAGGAGGCCGGGCAGCCCGCGAAGTACGAGCTGTTCGACCAGATCTGGCTCAGCAAGAGCCTCACAACACGGCACAAGGGCTCGCACATCGACCGACGTACC
- a CDS encoding GntR family transcriptional regulator: MAEGERLPTVRQLAADLSLAPGTVARAYRELEGSELIRTHRGGGTRVAALPSEPHAHDADQLTTLARDFTSAARALGADTEDS, translated from the coding sequence TTGGCCGAGGGTGAGCGCCTGCCGACCGTGCGTCAGCTCGCCGCCGACCTCAGCCTGGCGCCGGGCACCGTGGCTCGCGCCTACCGCGAGCTGGAGGGCTCCGAGCTGATCCGCACCCACCGTGGCGGGGGCACCCGGGTCGCGGCGCTCCCGTCCGAGCCGCACGCCCACGATGCCGACCAACTCACCACGCTGGCACGGGACTTCACTTCCGCCGCCCGAGCGCTCGGCGCCGACACCGAGGACTCCTGA
- a CDS encoding cytochrome P450, translated as MADQHPVVIDPTGRDIHGEAARIREVGAVTRVELPGGVEAWAVSSPRLLKELLTDPRVSKDPRRHWPAWIDGEISPEWPLFTWVAVQNMFTAYGGEHKRLRTLVARAFTARRTAALRPRIEKIATGLVDRIAAAGQQGDVVDLREHFAYPLPIQVISELFGLPEEHREELRHLVDSIFHTSADPKEVTSTYARLYAVLGDLVTAKRQAPADDMTTELIAARDDESNTRLSEQELLDTLVLMISAGHETTVNLIDNAIHAMLTHPEQLAQVRTGRASWDDVIEETLRYDAPVASLPLRYAVEDITLDGTVIRRGQAILTAYAAAGRCPERYGEDADRFDAGRADKEHLAFGHGVHFCLGAPLGRLEASIALQALFERFPGIALAVPQEELRPVDSFISNGHRALPVRLF; from the coding sequence ATGGCAGACCAGCACCCTGTGGTGATAGATCCGACCGGCCGCGACATCCATGGCGAAGCCGCCCGCATACGTGAGGTGGGAGCGGTGACGCGTGTGGAGCTCCCCGGTGGTGTGGAGGCGTGGGCGGTCAGCAGTCCTCGTCTGTTGAAGGAACTGCTCACCGATCCGCGGGTCTCCAAGGATCCTCGCCGGCACTGGCCGGCCTGGATCGACGGGGAGATCTCCCCGGAGTGGCCACTGTTCACCTGGGTGGCGGTGCAGAACATGTTCACCGCGTATGGCGGCGAACACAAGCGCCTGCGGACGCTGGTCGCCAGGGCGTTCACCGCGCGTCGGACCGCCGCGCTGCGGCCGCGCATCGAAAAGATCGCCACAGGTCTGGTGGACCGTATCGCCGCGGCCGGGCAGCAGGGGGACGTGGTGGACCTGCGGGAGCACTTCGCCTATCCCCTGCCGATCCAGGTGATCAGTGAGCTCTTCGGCCTCCCCGAGGAGCACCGGGAGGAGCTGCGCCACCTCGTCGACAGCATCTTCCACACGTCCGCCGATCCGAAGGAGGTCACCTCCACCTACGCACGTCTCTACGCCGTACTGGGCGACCTCGTCACCGCCAAGCGACAGGCGCCCGCCGACGACATGACCACCGAGCTGATCGCCGCACGCGACGACGAAAGCAACACCCGGCTGAGCGAGCAGGAACTCCTCGACACCCTGGTGCTCATGATCAGCGCCGGTCACGAAACCACGGTCAATCTCATCGACAACGCCATCCACGCCATGCTCACCCACCCCGAACAGCTCGCGCAGGTACGTACGGGCCGGGCGTCGTGGGACGACGTCATCGAGGAGACACTGCGGTACGACGCCCCCGTCGCCAGTCTGCCCCTGCGGTACGCCGTTGAGGACATCACGCTGGACGGGACGGTGATTCGCAGGGGGCAAGCGATCCTGACCGCGTACGCCGCAGCCGGCCGTTGTCCCGAGCGGTACGGGGAGGATGCCGACCGCTTCGACGCCGGCCGGGCCGACAAGGAGCATCTGGCCTTCGGCCATGGCGTGCACTTCTGCCTCGGCGCTCCCCTGGGCCGCCTGGAGGCATCCATCGCGCTCCAGGCTCTGTTCGAGCGGTTCCCCGGGATTGCCCTCGCCGTGCCGCAGGAGGAGCTGCGGCCTGTGGACTCCTTCATCTCCAACGGCCACCGTGCCCTGCCCGTACGCCTCTTCTGA
- a CDS encoding HD domain-containing protein, translated as MPDLTLDQVEAIAREGHARQRDKAGRPYLEHVQAVVEGVRERGGSDEQVAAAWLHDTIEDEVLSREWLESAELPQDVKDLVDAMTKRPGEDDESYTQRILATPGARLIKEADLAHNANADRLALLDEPTRTQLVEKYARMRRLLGLQEP; from the coding sequence GTGCCGGACCTCACGCTCGACCAGGTCGAGGCGATCGCCCGCGAAGGCCACGCACGCCAGAGGGACAAGGCGGGACGGCCCTACCTGGAGCATGTGCAGGCGGTGGTTGAGGGGGTGAGGGAGCGGGGCGGCTCCGACGAACAGGTTGCCGCCGCCTGGCTGCACGACACGATCGAGGACGAGGTGCTCTCCCGCGAGTGGCTCGAGTCAGCCGAACTTCCGCAGGACGTGAAGGACCTGGTCGACGCTATGACCAAGCGCCCAGGCGAGGACGACGAGTCGTACACGCAGCGGATCCTCGCCACGCCGGGCGCCCGCCTCATCAAGGAGGCCGACCTCGCCCACAACGCCAACGCGGACCGGCTCGCCCTGCTCGACGAACCTACCCGGACCCAGCTCGTCGAGAAGTACGCGAGGATGCGGCGGCTGCTCGGCCTGCAGGAGCCGTGA
- a CDS encoding ATP-binding protein — MRKLVVSGNYHFWATLGGCDDRSSHPQKPEVVMTAQAPPETAGSVELLAPNTNSRVRVDQLQCESQGPAPDGARDRCLAVVSADARDVSRIRRLAKEFLTGLKVSPAALDDALLIISELVTNAVLHALPPAALRVRCIQQHGLRIEVTDGGPRPNPPPKTGQHEEHGRGMLIVAAMAVRYGTINYAGGSTCWAELNP; from the coding sequence GTGCGCAAACTGGTCGTATCTGGTAATTACCACTTCTGGGCTACGCTCGGCGGATGCGACGACCGCTCGTCGCATCCGCAGAAACCCGAGGTTGTCATGACTGCTCAAGCACCCCCTGAAACGGCTGGCTCGGTCGAACTGCTCGCACCGAACACCAATTCCAGGGTCAGGGTCGATCAGCTCCAGTGCGAAAGCCAGGGGCCCGCCCCGGACGGCGCACGTGACCGATGCCTCGCCGTGGTGAGCGCCGATGCCAGAGACGTCAGCCGGATACGGCGCCTTGCGAAGGAATTCCTTACGGGCCTCAAAGTGTCGCCTGCGGCGCTTGACGATGCCCTGCTCATCATCTCCGAACTCGTCACCAACGCAGTACTCCACGCCCTGCCGCCGGCCGCTCTGCGAGTGCGCTGCATCCAGCAACATGGCCTGCGGATTGAAGTCACCGACGGTGGTCCGCGCCCCAACCCACCTCCGAAAACTGGCCAGCATGAGGAACACGGCCGCGGCATGCTCATCGTTGCCGCGATGGCGGTTCGGTATGGCACGATCAACTATGCGGGCGGGTCCACCTGCTGGGCGGAGCTGAACCCCTGA
- a CDS encoding ROK family protein, protein MRRPAHVVAVDLGGTTIKAARFNAQGVAEETLRLATPFSEGPEAVVAAVVRAATTLVRLGTAAVGLCAPGLIDDAAGVVRYASNLGLRDTPLTAAVADRLRLPVTLEHDVRAACLAEQRLGLGTGIQDLLVVVLGTGVAAGIVSSGRLLRGDKGFAGEFGHIPVHADGELCACGQHGCLEAYVSASALVRRYRRAGGIAENAADVTARLKTDPDAARLWAEGTDALGRALVATTVLLDPQRIVLAGGMAAAGNALTDPVRHALQDGLTWRAAPEVNISPLGADAGLLGAALRATDAAGLPHSYNRRVETAAPGQRAPR, encoded by the coding sequence ATGAGACGTCCCGCCCATGTTGTCGCCGTCGACCTCGGCGGTACCACGATCAAAGCCGCCCGGTTCAACGCGCAGGGAGTCGCGGAAGAGACCCTGCGGCTGGCCACCCCATTCTCCGAAGGGCCCGAAGCGGTTGTCGCCGCTGTCGTACGGGCCGCCACTACCCTCGTCCGGCTGGGTACTGCGGCTGTCGGCCTGTGTGCCCCGGGACTGATCGACGACGCCGCCGGTGTCGTTCGGTACGCCTCGAATCTCGGACTGCGCGACACACCTCTCACCGCGGCCGTGGCAGACAGGCTCCGCCTCCCAGTCACGCTCGAGCACGACGTCCGGGCAGCGTGCCTGGCCGAGCAGCGGCTCGGACTCGGCACCGGCATACAGGACCTGCTCGTGGTCGTGCTCGGCACCGGCGTGGCCGCGGGGATCGTCAGCAGTGGTCGGCTCCTGCGAGGTGACAAGGGCTTCGCCGGCGAGTTCGGCCACATCCCCGTCCATGCCGACGGTGAGCTCTGCGCGTGTGGCCAGCACGGGTGTCTGGAAGCCTACGTGTCCGCCAGTGCGCTGGTCCGCCGCTACCGCCGCGCCGGAGGCATCGCGGAGAACGCCGCCGACGTCACCGCACGACTGAAGACCGACCCGGATGCCGCCCGGCTGTGGGCCGAGGGAACCGACGCCCTCGGAAGGGCGCTCGTCGCCACGACGGTCCTGCTGGACCCGCAGCGCATCGTCCTGGCCGGCGGCATGGCCGCTGCCGGAAACGCGCTCACCGACCCCGTCCGACATGCCCTGCAGGACGGACTCACCTGGCGTGCCGCCCCCGAGGTCAACATTTCACCCCTGGGCGCCGATGCCGGACTCCTCGGAGCGGCCTTGCGGGCCACAGACGCCGCAGGACTCCCGCACTCCTACAACAGACGCGTCGAAACCGCCGCGCCGGGACAGCGCGCACCGAGGTAA
- the nagB gene encoding glucosamine-6-phosphate deaminase produces MEVVIRPDADDAGRTVAGIIQHAIVDGAKTLGLATGSSPLGVYRDLARRHRQEGLTLAGVDAFLLDEYVGLPIFHPQSYAKVIRRELVDHVDLDPTRVHAPQGTASDPQQEARRFERSLTAAGPLGVQILGIGVNGHIGFNEPGSSLASCTRIKTLTDETRRDNARFFGGIDEVPRHVITQGLATIGRASHLVLIATGPHKAHAVAAAVEGPVSAMCPASILQLHPHATVVVDELAASRLEQQPYYRHIAQHKPPGQGY; encoded by the coding sequence ATGGAGGTGGTGATCCGACCCGACGCCGACGACGCCGGCCGTACCGTAGCCGGCATCATCCAGCACGCGATCGTCGATGGTGCGAAGACTCTGGGGCTGGCCACGGGCTCCTCGCCCCTGGGCGTCTACCGGGACCTGGCCCGCCGCCACCGGCAGGAGGGCCTCACTCTCGCCGGTGTCGACGCTTTTTTGCTCGACGAGTACGTCGGCCTCCCGATCTTCCATCCGCAGTCCTACGCCAAAGTGATACGACGCGAACTGGTCGACCACGTCGACCTCGACCCCACGCGGGTACACGCCCCCCAGGGCACGGCATCGGACCCGCAGCAAGAGGCCCGCCGTTTCGAGCGCTCGCTCACGGCCGCGGGGCCGCTCGGCGTGCAGATCCTCGGGATCGGCGTCAACGGCCACATCGGCTTCAACGAGCCCGGCTCCTCCCTCGCCTCATGCACCCGGATCAAGACCCTCACCGACGAGACCCGCCGCGACAACGCACGCTTCTTCGGCGGGATCGACGAGGTGCCCCGGCATGTCATCACGCAGGGCCTGGCCACCATCGGCCGGGCATCCCACTTGGTGCTGATCGCTACCGGTCCGCACAAGGCTCACGCGGTCGCCGCCGCCGTCGAAGGACCCGTCAGCGCGATGTGCCCGGCTTCGATTCTCCAATTGCACCCGCATGCCACGGTCGTGGTCGACGAGCTAGCCGCTTCCCGACTGGAACAGCAGCCCTACTACCGTCACATAGCCCAGCACAAGCCCCCCGGGCAGGGGTACTGA
- a CDS encoding HPr family phosphocarrier protein: MAQRVVSVGSGSGLYARPAATLVQAAVQAPVPVTIAVDGKAPVPAGHLLGLMALGVGYGDQVTLTPEGDRAEDVLDERATLPGKELDS; this comes from the coding sequence ATGGCGCAGCGCGTCGTCTCCGTCGGCTCAGGCAGTGGCCTGTACGCCCGGCCCGCCGCCACCCTCGTCCAGGCCGCCGTCCAGGCACCGGTCCCGGTGACCATTGCCGTCGACGGCAAGGCCCCGGTCCCCGCCGGCCACCTGCTCGGCCTCATGGCGCTCGGCGTCGGCTACGGCGACCAGGTCACCCTGACCCCAGAGGGTGACCGGGCGGAGGACGTCCTGGACGAGCGGGCAACTCTGCCGGGCAAGGAGCTCGACTCGTGA
- a CDS encoding PTS transporter subunit EIIC produces MSTSTSPSAGRRPGLAGLQKLGRSLMLPIATLPAAGLLLRLGQDDVLGRFSGFEDTAHVISAAGGALFTHLPLIFAVGIAIGFAKKADGSTALAAVVGYLVLDGVFTAMSPIVLRGQTDLGGEQAVVNFGVLGGIVIGLLAAMLWQRFYRTTLPPYLGFFSGRRLVPILTAVAAVVLGVLMSLIYPLFNNGLTSIGEAVDANSVIGGGIYGTANKLLIPLGLHHILNSVVWFILGGYHGAHGDLNRFFAGDPGAGIFMTGFFPIMMFALPAAAAAIWREARPEHRKAVGGIMLSAGLTSFLTGITEPIEFSFLFVAWPLYLVHAVLTGTSLALVNALGIHHGFTFSSGLIDYVLNWGKATHPLLLIPIGLGYAALYYVVFRFVIRRWNLRTPGREEENPDEVQERHPHPAV; encoded by the coding sequence ATGAGCACCAGTACATCCCCATCCGCCGGCCGCCGCCCGGGCCTGGCGGGCCTGCAGAAGCTCGGCCGCAGCCTGATGCTGCCGATCGCCACGCTCCCCGCCGCAGGTCTCCTGCTGCGGCTGGGGCAGGACGATGTTCTGGGCAGGTTCTCCGGGTTCGAGGACACCGCACACGTCATTTCGGCCGCCGGCGGAGCTCTGTTCACGCACCTGCCGCTGATCTTTGCTGTCGGTATCGCCATCGGGTTCGCGAAGAAGGCGGACGGTTCCACCGCTCTCGCCGCTGTGGTCGGGTACCTCGTCCTGGACGGTGTCTTCACGGCTATGTCGCCCATCGTCCTCAGAGGCCAAACGGACCTTGGTGGGGAGCAGGCGGTGGTCAATTTCGGGGTCCTGGGCGGCATCGTCATCGGGCTGCTGGCCGCGATGCTGTGGCAGCGCTTCTACCGCACCACGCTCCCGCCCTATCTGGGATTCTTCAGTGGCCGGCGACTGGTCCCCATCCTCACGGCGGTGGCCGCTGTCGTTCTCGGGGTCCTGATGAGCCTCATCTACCCCCTGTTCAACAACGGCCTCACCTCGATCGGTGAGGCCGTCGACGCGAACAGCGTCATCGGCGGCGGAATCTACGGAACCGCGAACAAGCTGCTGATCCCGCTCGGCCTGCACCACATTCTCAACTCCGTGGTGTGGTTCATCCTCGGCGGCTACCACGGCGCCCACGGCGACCTGAACCGGTTCTTCGCAGGTGACCCCGGGGCAGGCATCTTCATGACCGGCTTCTTTCCCATCATGATGTTCGCTCTTCCGGCCGCAGCCGCGGCCATCTGGCGCGAAGCGCGCCCCGAGCACCGCAAGGCTGTCGGCGGCATCATGCTCTCGGCCGGGCTCACCAGCTTTCTCACCGGCATCACCGAGCCGATCGAGTTCTCCTTCCTCTTCGTCGCCTGGCCGCTGTACCTCGTACACGCCGTGCTGACCGGCACTTCCCTGGCCCTGGTCAACGCCCTCGGCATCCACCACGGATTCACCTTCTCCTCCGGCCTCATCGACTACGTCCTCAACTGGGGCAAGGCCACCCATCCCCTGCTGCTGATCCCCATCGGCCTGGGCTACGCGGCCCTCTACTACGTGGTGTTCCGGTTCGTCATCCGGCGCTGGAACCTGCGCACGCCCGGCCGTGAGGAGGAGAACCCGGACGAAGTCCAAGAACGCCATCCGCACCCCGCGGTCTAG
- a CDS encoding GntR family transcriptional regulator, which translates to MAQQIVAKGMLPKHAQLRAILVDMCTNQLSPGDALPSERQLCLDHGVSRVTVREALGQLVAEGLAVRVHGRGTFVAERAYRSELRLASFHEDMRRLGLEPGTVVLSIGQDTPSPASTTALQMSEKQKAWHVRRLRLADGTPISIDDAWYSADLLPDLDRVDFTISIYETLATRFGYPIDRAEQTVGAGPASSETAALLGIHKDASVMTFDRIAYSGGQPIEHAYSWFRADRYQLHMTLTDR; encoded by the coding sequence GTGGCTCAGCAGATTGTCGCCAAGGGCATGTTGCCCAAGCACGCACAGCTCCGCGCGATCCTGGTCGACATGTGCACCAATCAGCTGTCACCCGGCGACGCACTGCCCAGCGAGCGCCAACTGTGCCTCGACCACGGGGTCAGCCGCGTGACGGTGCGCGAAGCGCTCGGACAGCTCGTGGCCGAGGGCCTGGCCGTCCGCGTCCACGGGCGCGGGACCTTCGTGGCCGAGCGGGCGTACCGTTCGGAACTCCGCCTGGCCTCGTTCCACGAGGACATGCGCCGCCTCGGCCTGGAGCCGGGCACTGTCGTCCTGTCCATCGGCCAGGACACCCCCTCCCCCGCCTCCACCACGGCACTGCAGATGAGCGAGAAGCAGAAGGCATGGCACGTCCGCCGCCTCCGGCTGGCCGACGGAACGCCCATCTCCATCGACGATGCGTGGTACAGCGCCGATCTCTTGCCGGATCTGGACCGCGTGGACTTCACGATCTCGATCTACGAAACGCTGGCCACACGCTTCGGATATCCCATCGACCGCGCGGAGCAGACGGTCGGGGCCGGGCCGGCCTCTTCAGAGACAGCCGCACTGCTGGGCATTCACAAAGACGCTTCCGTCATGACCTTCGACCGGATCGCCTACAGCGGCGGCCAGCCCATTGAGCACGCGTACTCATGGTTCCGCGCCGACCGGTACCAGCTACACATGACGCTCACCGACCGGTGA
- a CDS encoding PTS transporter subunit EIIB, producing the protein MSKTRLIVEELGGVDNVADIEACISRLRTEVNDADARRRRGPQEGRSSQGPRRGLHRAGRRRPEAECLAEDIKEML; encoded by the coding sequence ATGTCCAAAACGCGGCTGATCGTCGAAGAGCTCGGCGGGGTCGACAATGTCGCCGACATCGAGGCCTGCATCTCCAGGCTCCGCACCGAAGTGAACGACGCGGACGCCCGTCGACGTCGAGGCCCTCAAGAAGGCCGGAGCTCACAGGGTCCTCGTCGCGGCCTGCATCGTGCAGGTCGTCGTCGCCCCGAAGCGGAGTGCCTGGCCGAGGACATCAAGGAGATGCTGTGA
- a CDS encoding HAD family phosphatase — protein sequence MDLDGTLVISEDVHRRAWQAFFDTWGVAVTDADYEQHYMGRRPSDVIMGVPGPWSGTDAAAALATMTAFTLEHADSVRVVPGAAALIRQLRVKYPLSVVTSAGAAWAQHLLNDVLDVRDLVDVVITSEEITCGKPSPEGYLKACAALRARPEQCVAFEDSPSGIRALVAAGVRDIVGVTTTTAAADLTRAGARWTVPDLTSRRLQNIRSSISAKTAARGRDDQEVDG from the coding sequence ATGGACCTGGACGGCACCCTGGTGATCAGCGAGGACGTGCACCGGCGTGCCTGGCAAGCGTTCTTCGATACGTGGGGCGTGGCCGTCACCGACGCCGACTACGAGCAGCACTACATGGGACGGCGCCCCAGCGACGTCATCATGGGCGTGCCGGGACCCTGGTCGGGGACAGACGCGGCCGCCGCTCTCGCCACCATGACTGCCTTCACACTGGAACATGCCGACAGCGTGAGGGTCGTACCCGGCGCCGCCGCTCTCATCCGACAGCTACGCGTGAAGTACCCCCTATCCGTCGTCACCAGCGCCGGAGCCGCTTGGGCCCAGCACCTCCTCAACGACGTCCTCGACGTGCGCGACCTGGTCGACGTGGTCATCACCTCCGAGGAAATCACCTGCGGCAAGCCGTCACCCGAGGGCTACTTGAAAGCCTGCGCGGCCCTGCGGGCACGGCCTGAACAGTGCGTCGCCTTCGAGGATTCGCCCTCGGGAATCCGGGCGCTCGTCGCGGCCGGTGTGCGAGACATCGTCGGTGTCACGACGACCACCGCCGCAGCCGATCTCACCCGCGCCGGAGCACGCTGGACAGTTCCCGATCTCACCTCCCGACGCCTACAGAACATACGCAGCTCCATCAGCGCAAAAACGGCGGCCCGGGGACGCGACGACCAGGAGGTTGACGGATGA
- a CDS encoding Gfo/Idh/MocA family protein produces the protein MKRLDVAVIGAGFIARTHLPAWIALGARVRVYSSDGQAARLAEEFAITETSTLEEALEWATVVDICTPTPTHRDIALAAFEAEADVLCEKPISLTPADALEMTNAAEEAGRQLYPAHVVRFFPAYVRLHEAINSGALGRVAVARFTRTGRYPSWSSWFADTALSGGIVTDQMLHDMDIARWLFGEVVTVHATQHGHLTAPAPAPAPAPEGAVATGSATLTHAGGVISQVLGVWAPPDTPFRYTFHVAGSNGTLTHHSLAHPSLRLIGKAGAEADGVPSADFGEDPFATQIREFAAAFQGGPAPRVSALDGVAAVRIAAAARQSAATGRAVAVEDTSPQQLMERRHR, from the coding sequence ATGAAGAGACTCGACGTGGCCGTGATCGGTGCCGGATTCATTGCGCGGACCCACTTGCCGGCCTGGATCGCCCTCGGGGCACGAGTGCGCGTCTATTCATCCGACGGCCAAGCCGCCCGCCTCGCCGAAGAGTTCGCAATCACCGAGACCTCCACCCTCGAAGAGGCGCTGGAGTGGGCCACGGTCGTTGACATCTGCACCCCCACTCCCACCCATCGTGACATTGCTCTGGCCGCCTTTGAGGCGGAGGCGGACGTACTGTGCGAGAAACCGATCTCGCTCACCCCGGCGGATGCTCTGGAGATGACGAACGCCGCAGAGGAAGCAGGTCGTCAGCTCTACCCCGCACACGTCGTACGGTTTTTCCCCGCCTACGTCCGGCTCCACGAGGCCATCAACTCCGGTGCGCTCGGCCGCGTTGCGGTGGCCCGCTTCACCCGCACCGGCCGCTATCCGTCATGGAGTTCCTGGTTCGCGGACACCGCGCTCTCCGGCGGCATCGTGACCGACCAGATGCTCCACGACATGGACATCGCCAGGTGGCTGTTCGGGGAAGTCGTCACCGTCCACGCCACCCAGCACGGCCACCTCACCGCACCCGCACCCGCACCCGCACCCGCACCCGAGGGGGCCGTGGCCACCGGCAGCGCAACCCTCACCCACGCTGGCGGCGTCATCTCGCAGGTCCTGGGCGTCTGGGCACCACCGGACACGCCGTTCCGCTACACCTTCCATGTCGCCGGCTCCAACGGCACCCTCACCCACCACTCGCTCGCCCACCCGTCGCTGCGCCTGATCGGCAAAGCCGGCGCCGAAGCCGACGGCGTTCCCAGCGCCGACTTCGGTGAGGACCCGTTCGCCACTCAGATCCGCGAGTTCGCAGCCGCGTTCCAGGGCGGCCCCGCCCCCCGTGTCAGCGCATTGGATGGTGTGGCAGCCGTTCGTATCGCCGCTGCCGCGCGCCAGTCCGCGGCGACCGGCCGGGCCGTTGCGGTCGAAGACACGTCTCCGCAGCAGCTCATGGAAAGAAGGCACCGATGA
- a CDS encoding Gfo/Idh/MocA family protein: MKIAVLSFAHVHATRYIQLLRDRSDVELITTDPDAPPGDPTRGKALADELGVTYRAGYEEAFAERPRAVIVTSENTRHRQLVEQGAAAGAHVLCEKPIATTEDDARAMINACEQAGVSLMTAYPVRFHPAFAALRRTLAEGWLGSLLSVHGVNNSSAPGLDRPWFADPALAGGGAVIDHTVHIADLLDVLLDGEQPTQVYAVANTLLAQGGADEPKVESAGLLTLTYARGLVATIDCSWSHPSTHPTWGGLTLTCVGDRALAEFDAFPPLLDGYDTTQATSRWEHGTIDLDAAMLDSFLAAARTGQRAHPDGETGLRTLRTVLAAYESLRTGQPVATAA; this comes from the coding sequence ATGAAGATCGCCGTCCTGTCCTTCGCCCATGTTCACGCCACAAGGTACATACAGCTACTGCGCGATCGCAGCGACGTCGAGCTCATCACCACCGACCCCGATGCCCCGCCCGGCGACCCGACGCGCGGAAAGGCCCTGGCCGACGAGCTCGGCGTCACCTACAGGGCCGGCTACGAGGAAGCCTTCGCAGAGCGCCCCCGAGCCGTCATCGTCACCAGCGAGAACACACGGCACCGGCAGCTGGTCGAACAAGGCGCCGCCGCGGGCGCACACGTCCTGTGCGAGAAACCTATAGCCACCACCGAAGATGACGCACGCGCCATGATCAATGCCTGTGAGCAGGCCGGGGTCAGCCTCATGACCGCATATCCCGTTCGCTTCCACCCGGCATTCGCCGCACTGCGCCGCACCCTCGCCGAAGGCTGGCTCGGATCCCTCCTCAGCGTCCACGGCGTCAACAACTCCTCAGCTCCTGGCCTGGATCGCCCGTGGTTCGCCGATCCCGCCCTCGCGGGAGGCGGCGCCGTCATTGACCACACCGTGCACATCGCAGACCTTCTGGACGTCCTCCTCGACGGCGAACAGCCCACACAGGTCTACGCCGTCGCCAACACACTCCTGGCACAAGGCGGAGCGGACGAACCAAAAGTGGAATCTGCCGGTCTCCTCACCCTCACCTACGCCCGCGGGCTCGTCGCCACCATCGACTGCAGCTGGAGCCACCCGTCCACCCACCCGACCTGGGGAGGCCTGACGCTCACCTGCGTAGGGGATCGCGCCCTCGCCGAATTCGATGCCTTCCCGCCGCTCCTCGATGGCTATGACACCACCCAGGCCACCTCCCGCTGGGAACACGGCACCATCGACCTCGACGCAGCCATGCTCGACAGCTTCCTCGCTGCCGCTCGCACCGGCCAAAGAGCCCACCCCGACGGCGAGACCGGACTACGCACCCTCCGAACCGTCCTGGCCGCCTACGAATCCCTACGGACCGGACAACCCGTAGCCACGGCGGCTTGA